One genomic segment of Fusobacterium sp. IOR10 includes these proteins:
- a CDS encoding N-glycosylase/DNA lyase, with the protein MKNKYFYEVQDKYLEIKPSIEKRLEEYRNIWEKGSNEDIHAELSFCILTPQSKARNAWKAITTMREEGVLFKAPAEELSEYLNIVRFKNNKARYLVELREKMTDENGKIITKDFFSSLGTVEEKREWIVKNIKGMAYKEAGHFLRNIGFGDNIAILDRHILKNLVRLEIIEEVPKTLTKKLYLDIEEKMRMFCKETDIPMDHIDLFLWYLEAGEIFK; encoded by the coding sequence ATGAAAAATAAATATTTTTATGAGGTACAAGATAAATATTTAGAAATAAAACCTAGTATAGAAAAGAGATTAGAGGAATATAGAAATATATGGGAAAAAGGAAGCAATGAAGATATTCACGCAGAACTTTCTTTTTGTATTTTAACTCCCCAATCAAAGGCAAGAAATGCATGGAAAGCAATTACAACCATGAGGGAAGAGGGAGTTTTATTTAAGGCTCCAGCAGAGGAATTATCTGAATATTTAAATATAGTTAGATTTAAAAATAATAAAGCTAGATATTTAGTTGAGCTAAGGGAAAAAATGACTGATGAAAATGGGAAAATAATAACTAAAGATTTTTTTAGTTCTTTAGGTACAGTTGAAGAAAAGAGAGAATGGATAGTTAAGAATATAAAGGGAATGGCATATAAAGAGGCAGGACATTTTTTAAGAAATATAGGTTTTGGGGACAATATAGCAATATTAGATAGACATATACTTAAAAATTTAGTTAGACTTGAAATAATAGAGGAAGTGCCTAAAACTTTAACAAAAAAATTATATTTGGACATAGAAGAAAAAATGAGAATGTTTTGTAAAGAAACAGATATTCCAATGGATCATATAGATCTTTTCTTATGGTACTTAGAAGCTGGGGAGATATTTAAATAA